A segment of the Bos javanicus breed banteng chromosome 22, ARS-OSU_banteng_1.0, whole genome shotgun sequence genome:
CAAAACTGgcagtttaagatttttttattgtggtagagATAGAATATGAGATTTACACTTCTAACagtttttaagtatacaatagGGTATTATTATATAAGCACACTATTTAGTACTTACTCATCCTGTATAACAATTCTATGCAtgttgataaatggataaagaaaacgtcTACACATTCAAGGAATATAATTTAGCCTTAAAAAATGGGAAATTCTGCagtatgcaacaacatggatgtacTTGGAGGGCATGATgctaatgaaataagtcagacacaggaGGACAGGAACTGCATAATTTCACTcgtgtgtggaatctaaaatcgTCAGACTCATAGATGAATAGAATGGTGAATATCAGAGTCTGGGAGAAGAAGTACAGAGGAACTGGTAATCAGAAAGTTCTTAAAAAACAGTATAGTTAAGAGTGTTGATTCATTTTCCaagttatagtttttaaaaaattaatttgttttaattggaggacaattgctttataatattgtggtagttttcaagtcatagttttttaaaacaatatttacatttcatcatcaaaacaaaatttaatgcATTCATTAGGATAATACAGATATCTGAAGGTGAAAGCCGCCCCCCCCTCAACACAACATACACCTCTTTCTGAAGCCTCTAGACATGAAGTAAGAAAGTAAAACCTTAGTAACTTCCAGTTCCCCAGTTGCCAGGTTCCAGGATCCCTGTGTTTCTTGCCTGCATCAGATTGGAGATGCTCTAACACGTAGATATATTCTTAGCTTAGCTCAAGCCAAGACCAAAGTCTTTGCTTGCTTAGGTGAACTTCTCCTACTCCCTATTAGGAGTTCCCACTGGCCAAAGAGAGGACCCATCTAAGCATCAGTAAAGATGCAGCAAAGCATGAAGCATTCAAATAGGATTAAATCCACGACTTTCTAGACTTCATAATGAGGCAAAAAAGATTTTTGGTACAAAGTTGGAATAAAGACACACAGTTGAGATGGCAGTTGTGGTGTGCGCGCTGTAATCTGAGATTATGTAGATGCTATATCACCATAAGCTAGTAAACCCATAGCTCACAGACCTCCAGCTCCCTGACAATATTTATGTTGAACCAGCAGTCTCCCAAACACACCGTGTGCCCCACCAATACCAGAATTGTCTCTATGACTAATACAGCATTTTTAGGCTTGGCATAATAGTAAGTATCTTAAAAATGATACTTTACCACAATTTTAGGTTTCAGTTTCCagctttcatttaatttttactttacattgaaatacatgtgtgtgtgtggtgtgtgtgtgtgtgtttgtgtatctgAACTCTCTGCCTGTGTGCAAAAATGAGTTGCCAGAAGgtaatttggaaaacattttttttccagccTGTCTAGAGTCTTCCTCATCTAGGCCTGCCTTGCCTGGTAATAGACCCTGAGGTCACAGGCtgatgtttgtttttcagaaCAGGCCCCTTCTCTGCTTTGAACTCTCACCCCAGTATCCCCACTGATTGtcttccctcccccaggcccaATAGGGGTTCTTGTTTCACAATTTCCTTCACATTCTCCCCACAGCCACTCTCCTGGACCTCTACAAACCGGCTTTTGGGGTGGGGCAATCCTACAGGCGGAACTGTGGTAAAGGCTGTGGAGAGACAGGTGGGCAAGGGCAGCAAGAAAGCAGGAAAAgccacaaagaaacaaaatactatCAGATCCCTTTAGGGGTTCTGGCGCATCCTTCCTGACTTTTGCTCTTGACCAATTCTGGAAACATTCCTGTGCATCTGGTGTGAGCGTGCTCCTCCACTCCTCATGGAGGAACTCTCTAGAGCCCACTCCTTTCTCATAATCaccacctccacccctcccctttccctttttaaacaaaggcttttattttttcatctcattaaagattatgtgtattttataaacaaacattttaataaatttttgtaCAGAGGGATGAGGCCTAAGAAGCATATGTACAATGGGGCAAGGTATTGAATAGATTTCAAATGTAGCTTGTGTGGTTGTCATAGTTAAACTGTAATGAAGCAGAAATGTGTCATGCACTTAACAGAAGAGGATCATGGGCCTAGCCAAAGCTCCCAGAGAGTTCTTACAGTTCCCTTGCTCGCCACGACCTAGGAGAACCTCCAAAGTTAAATATGGTAGGAGAGGGTGCTAAGGACCAGTGCTGCTGCCTGGCTGGGCAAGCGAACCCCTTACCTGCGTCCTCGTAAAGGCTTAAACATGCTTATActttcccctccttccccttGGTCTGAACTCTACTCCCCCTCTTTCCATTCACCCTCGCCTGACTCCTCTTCCCAATCTCCAGAGGATTAAAGAGGTTGATAGAATCCGAGAGTAAGCAAAGTGATGGATGGGCGGGGGGAGGTGGAGGGAAGAGCACAAACACAAGGCAATATGGCATTTTCTAGGAACTGCAATGAGCTTGTTGGAGATTCCAAGTCTCTGCCCACAGTTGTTTTGGAATATTCCCTGAGCATGGTACCTCTACAAGAGTAACCTAATTCTTCATTGATTCACATAATCCTGAAGTTCCTGGGCACTTACTCTAGAAACTTTAGACTCCTCTGTTCTTCAACAAACCCTGGCGGCTTATTATCATATATAGATTGCTATCCCCTTTTGAAAATAACAGGTGAACTTCTACTCTTCTATAAAGCAGCTGAGACTTCCTGTTCCCCAGTGGAATGGGTGTATGTTGAACTCACTCGATCTCCTGTCTCCCCATAGAAAACTGGGCATTGTTTGCAGAGGTGTTTGGCAATATGCTTTCGGAAGAACGTGGAGAGATACCTCCTGAACTTCTCCCCAACAAAGGCGTAGATGATGGGGTTGATGCAGCAGTGGGTCAGCCCCAGGGTCTCTGTCACCTGCATGGCTTGGTCCAGCTGACTGCTGCTCTTACAGTTACTCAGGCCAAAGAATTCCTGGAAGGTGCTCAGGAGAAGGACGATGTTGTAGGGAGCCCAGAAGAGAAAGTAGACAATCATGATCACAAAGATGAGCCTCACAGCCTTGTGCTTCTTCTTCTCGTTGCGACACCGGAGCAGGGTTTTTATGATTCCTGAGTAGCAGATGATCATGACAAGCAGTGGCAGCACCAGCCCCAAGATGCTCCTCATAATTGTATGGAAATTCTTCCATCCTAGTGGAAAATAAGGGGCACAGGCGTAACCTGAATGTTCTTCGAGGGATTTGATAAAGATGATTCCCGGGAGAGAGGCAAACACAGCCACCACCCAAGTGACCCCACTTGTCACCACCCCAAAGGTGACTGTCCTGGCTTTTAAAGCAAACACAGCATGGACAATAGCCAGGTACCTATCGATTGTCAAAAGGATGATGAAGAAGATTCCACCAAAATAACCAATGTGATACAGCCCTGTGAAAAATTTGCACATCACATTCCCAAAAACCCACTGGTCTGCAGCATAGTGAGCCCAGAACGGCATGGTGAGGAGGAACAGCAGGTCAGAGATGGCCAAGTTAAGCAGGTAGATGTCAGTCATGCTCTTCAGCTTTTTGCAGTTGATTAGGATGAGGACAACCAGCAGGTTGCCCACAAAACCAAAGATGAAGACCAGCGAGTAGAGCGGCGGCAGGAGCTGTGCTTCGACTTGTCCCACGCTGGTCTTTCGGCAGGGTTCACTGTAATCATAGTCATAACTGGTGGTGGGTTCTTCATCATTCCCCTTGACATTTGTTGTAAACAGAGAGTGAGATGTGGGAAGCACATTGTGGCTGAATGTATCATTGCCATCCATCTTCCTCGGTCCTGtaaacagaggacaagatgatgaCATACAGCACAATGGCTACAATCCCCAGTCTTAACGAAGGTCCCTGCTCCACTTAAGCAACATCCCAGGCTTTGTCTTTCCTTGGCAGCCATCTCCTTGAAAGTGTGTGTGCTAGTTCACCACTTCCCCTTATTCCTGATCACAGACACCAGTCATCTTTCCACAGCCATTTCCCAACACCTTGGCCTTCCTGCAGAGCCTGACTCTCATTGTAAGGCTGACCATGCTGGACACTTGCTTTCTCTACTAGGCCTGTGACTCATTACTGGATGATAGTATATAAGGGGACTCCACTAGGGAGCTTCTGGGGATGCTCATAATGAGCCATTATGAGTTGCATTTTCTGTTACTTGCCACCCAAAATGTTCTGAACACTCTCTCAACTTTCTGCCCCCATCATTTTGCCAAAACTTCTCTTGCCAGGATTGCAATGACAGCCCAGTTGTAAACACCCTGGCTTTTAGTTTCATCTTCATCAAACGTTTGATCCTTCTGATGACCGCTTTCATTTAAAACTTTTGgtttggaaattccctggcagtccagcgcttaggacttcatgctttcactgctgagggccgaGTTAAATCCCTTGTtcggaaactaagatcccacaaggtgcatagcacagccaaaaagaaaaaaaaaattttaagttaaaaaataaaaaacctgttTGGCTTCCAgtaggcaatggcatcccactccagtactcttgcttggaaaatcccatggacggaggagcctgataggctgcagtccatggggtcgataagagtcggatatgactgagcgacttcactttcacttttcactttcatgcattggagaaggccatggcaacccactccagtgttcttgcctggagaatcccagggatgggagcctggtgggctgctgtctatggggtcacacagagtcggacacgactgaagcgacttagcagtagcaggctAGTTCCTGGCCTAccacttctttttcatattctttgttgGTGTTTCCTCCCCCTACCTACGCTGTAAGGGTCCCTAGGCACCATCCTTGGCTCCCATTTCTTTACCATTTACCTCTTAACCCTTGTTCCAAAGTTCTTCCTGAGTTGTTTTCAGGTTCTAAGTTTCCTGTAGGCTAATGCTTCCCAAAGCTCTGCCTTCCAGCCCCACCTCAGAGTTGAATTTTCCATTGCCTATTGCATATATCCCCATAGacttatttatttaaccaatatttattgagcacttactaggAGCCATACTCTATTTTAGACAGAGAGCAAAGTGGGTATCAGATAGGTACCTCGAATTCAACCCACCCCACACTGAACACCCCTGGAAAGCTGCTTCTGcttgtggattctttatcatgaCCAATGTCATGCACTCCATTATTTAAGAAGTAAGATTTGACATTGTCTTGGGTCCACTCTTTTTCAGAAGATTAGGAGCCAGGCCTTTGGAGCTAAACAGACCTAGACTTGAATCCTGCCTCCAGCGTCCCAAGTTGTGTAGCTTGAGGTTAATTACTTCTTCAACTGtcagtttctttttgtttaaaataataaccaTGCTGAGTTGCTGTGGAAACAAAGACAGTGCAGCATCTAGTACAGAAAAATGCTCtgtattgttgctgttattattatgttATATGGATTCTGCCTCATAATCACCTCTCAGAGTCATCCCCTCTGCACCTCTTTCAACTGCCACTCTCTTGCCTCCTATGCATCCTGGCTTTGCTGAGCTCTTGTATTTGTTCTTGCCTTTTTCCTCACCATGTTCTGTTTCAATCTGTCTTCTCTGAAACTGAAATTGGATCATGCTCTTCTCAGTTTAAAACTCAAGTAGCCCCATGATTTGTATATGGTAGGGCTTCAAAGGCAATGCCCAGGCTATTCATCATGGCTTTTCTAAGctcctttcttctctgcttcatcTCTAATCACTTCTCAAATCCCAGATCCTGTGGTCCAGCCATACccatcttttccccacttttcccAGGCTCATCATTTCCTTCAGGCTTCAGTGGTTTTGCACATGTTTGCCCCCTTGCCTAAAATGTCTGGTGAGTTCCTGTTCATCCtgcgatgtgtgtgtgtgtgtgcgtgcgcccgcgcactcagtcgtgtttgactcttttgcgaccccagggactgtagcctgccaggcttctttgtccacggaattttccaggcaagaatactgcagtgagttgccatttcctactccagggaatcttcccaaccgaggaattgaacttgcatctcctgcattggcaggcagattctttaccactgtgccacctgggaagccctctccccttctctgtgAACTCCAACCATCCTCCTCTGTCATATCATTCTTACCATCTCAAAACATTGTGCATGCCTGTATGATAAACACATTATCATGTACCCATTGTGTGCTCCTTGAGAGAGAGGACTAGGTTATGTTTCTGTCTTCAGCACTTACGATAGCACCTGGGTAAAGGAGGTACCAGTAATATGTTcattgaaaaaatacataaaactcaTAGTAAGTGTGACAACTAACAACATTAGAATTGTTTtcaagaatgtttatttttttcctggcagTGACtggatttgtttttaatctgtgTACACgccttatttttcactttctcttgtgATTGATACATTTCACAGATTTTGAATTTCACAGCACTGAACTAGATTCTTTAAATGAGCAGAAACTAAATAATACTTCTGGTCAAACTTGAGGAAAAAATGTATCCACATAAAGAATTAACACTATAGTGATTAATTGACTGTTCATTAGGCTCCATGTGCTATGCTAAATACTCTTCATATGTTAATTAATGTAATCCTTAACAACAGTTTTGTgagataaatatacattttaaaagtgaaggaATAGAAGCATGgatgaattaaataatttttttcccagaCTCACAATGCAAGTAATGgctgagctggaatttgaactgtTGGGCTATTCCATTTCAAAGGCCTTCAAGGGTTTGCATCTTCAGACTCTGAGAACAGAGATGAATGTAGAAGAATGTAGAAGTAACTGATTTTTTGGTTGTTCTTCATGCCTTGAACAGAATGTTTTTGGCATTTAGCCTTAAAATCCACACACTTGCCCATACAAATGTGCTCTACCTATAAATGCACAAgcacaaaaaaacacacatacacacacatttctgcCAGTAAAATAAGCTCCAAGAGGGTAGAGAGCTTTGTTTTTGCAGTGAACTCTTAGTGCCCTAGAATCCAGCCTAGTACATATAAATATCAAATGAGAAGTGAATAATGGAGAACTAGTAGGCTACAAGCTTCTGAGAAACAGAGGGCTCCCCTGTGGGCTAGACTCCCAGGTAATCTAGTGGGAGCTGTTATAACAACTAAAATATTGGGGTTCCTTGCACATAGCCTCTTAGCTGTAACAGGCCCTCTGGGCTGTTTTGTAgttagtctcctcatctgtatgGAACAGTGTAGACTGGATCAGTGGTTCTGAAATGTTGGCTTTCAGATTACACAGGAAGCCTGTCAGTCAGAAACACACAGTGCAGACCCTTGTTCTGGTGATTCATATTGGGGATGAACTGCCCCAGCCACTTCCACCGTGTGTTTCCTATGCTTTGTTGTTCACCTGCCTCTCAAGTGCCAGAAACCTTTTTATCATCTACTCCTGTGTCACCTAGCTGCTACCACAGCAGACACGTAGCAAGGAGGCTGAAGAGCACTGGTTTAGGTGTCACTTTCAAGTGTCAAGACACATCAACCAGAATTGATTAAAAGCTGCCTCTCAGAAAAATGAACCCCTTACTTCAGCCTCTGAATTGAGGTAAGAAGTGTATTTTGGTGCAGGGCCTGTACTATCACATATATGGACTAGAGGGGGAGAAATTCAGCGTAGAAAGTTCCAGCTCTTCACAGTccttgggggctgggaggggcagaATGAGAGGAGCAGTATTTGAGAAGCCTGATTGTCCTACTTTCTTAATTGTCTTCTTTTAGCCCAACTCTCTCCTACCAACTGAGCTCTGATGGAGTTCTCCCTCTGCTTTATGCTTCCTTCCTGCCATTAGGATCTCTCTATCATTCCTGGGACAGATGCCACTCTCCACCCCTTTCTCCTATCTTAATCATCCCCCAAGTTCCTGGGCAATACAGACTCCCAGTCCCTGCATCTAGCATCGAGATGCTTTGAGCCTTTGATTCATAAAGTGGTGGAAAAAGCACCCCCAACTCACCGGTAGATGGCTTCTTTTAAGTGGCACTGGTGTGTCAGGCTTCTCAGCAACTGAACCAAACAGATCTGGAGGTAGAAACTTGGCGTGCAGAAGTAGGAAATAAAGTTTCCTGCAGAAAGAGAAGGCGGAGATACAAGGGCAAGTAATGGTaaagatttgaaaaaaagaatgatatagtTCTTCTTTTCCAGCCAAGAACGATGTACACTAGGTTGAAGTCTCCAGAGTAGAATTAATTTTGAAATCTTGATTATGCAACCTTGAGGGTTTAAATCAGGCACACTCCATGTTTGCTCCTGGGTCTAACGACTCTGGGCTTCTTTATCTTGTGGTTCTCTATATCTGGAaatctttcactctcttctgccGGTAATGATTTGCATGAAATGAGCACACTAGAATTTCATTTCCTAGAGGATAAATGCTAATGGGGGCTGCTGGTGATGGTGAAGGAAATTAGGTTTTGTTGACCATATGCTCTGATTTCAGTGGCATCAAGAATTTGGGACTTGGTTAGAAAACTTATTTAGACAGAACTTTTTAATGAAAAGGGAATGTTAAATGGTCTCTTCTGTCAGAGATTTCCTTAGTAAGAAGATCCTCAGCTGTTATAGGTTCCAATCTTGAGAAGAAAGTTTTGCTAAAAGAAAACACcattgatatttggcaaaactaatacaattatgtaaagtttaaaaataaaattaaaaaaaaaaaaacaagaaaacaccaTTGAGATTTTGGCAAGATAGTAGGTTAGGAAGTACCGTGAGTCAGTTTTCTCACCTAGACAACAGTTTCACTGGCAGAAGCTGTCTAATCCAACTGATTTGGAACTCTGGAGTCTGTTGAGGGTCTTCAACTTTCAGGAGAAGGCTTGGATGACCAATTGCAGTTAACTATGGCCAATTTCAGCTCTTGGCACAGTAACCCCCACCTACTTCCCTACCCCAGGCACTTTGGCAGGCAGTTCTGCATGTGTTCCTAGGGCAGCTTGCACGTAGCTTGCAGAAGCCAAGGTGGGCACAAATTGGGCCCTGACCTTCAAATATCAGGGATCTGTGCTCTGATCACTGATGACTGCTTCTGATCTTAGGAATGCAAACAGAGAAGGGCAGCCATTGTTGTTGTATTCCCCTCATAGCTGTAAGCCCCTCCCTCTCTGGCTGAAGTGACTTTCAGGGTATTTAAAGAGCCAGTgccctttatttttctgtatttgatttttctatttttccctttttgggAGTCACACATTAAAAACTGGGACCTTCAAAAATAGCTGCATTTCCAGGGAAAATTAAAAAGGGACCGCActcgtagctcagttggaaagaatctgcctgaaaggcaggagacccaggtttgattcctgggttgggaagatcccctggagaaggaaatggcaacccactccagtattcttgcctggagaattccatggacagaggagcctggcaggctacagtccttgcggttgtaagagttggacacgactcagcgcctaaaccaccaccacatattcagggaagagcacaggctctgaaaaGACCTGAGAAGACCTTAAGTTCACAGGCTGATCCTTGGCATAGAGAGAGGTTACagcaatcaaaacaaaaacaaaccaagaacaattgtaaaaaaaaaaaaaaaaaaaagcaaaacacttacattaccatgtgtaaaataaatagcaaagaggaaatttgctgtatggctaagaAACTCACACAGGGGTTCTTGTATTAACCtacaggagtgggatggggagggagttgggaaggaagttcaaaagggaggggatttatgtatatctatggctgattcaggttgaggtttgacagaaaacaacaaaattctgtaaagcaattatccttcaattaaaaaaaaaaaaatcctgagaagGGGAGAATCTGATTTCCAGAATTACCATGTTGTTAGGTTCAAATGTCCaatttcagccaaaaaaaaaaaaaaaaatcacaaaatatgtaAGGAAACAGAAAAGTATGTCCATTCAAAGGGAAATAATAAACAAAGAGAAACTGTTCCTGAAAAAGATGTGATGGTAGATCTATTAGATAAAGACTTTTAAAGAGTCTCAAAGACTTAAAAGGAGACATGGAGAGAATCCAGAAAACTATGTATGATCAAAAAGCAAATATCAGTTAAGAGATGGAAAATCTAAAAAGAAGCCaaaaagaaattctggagctgaaaaatacaataactgatATGAAAAATTCACTAAAGGGATTCAGAGGTAGATTCAAGCAGGCAAGAGAAAGAATCAACAAACTTGGAAGTTATTGGGTCtgcagaacagaaagaaaagattgaAGAAAAGTGAGCAGAGCTTAAGGGACTTGTGGGTGTCCCaggataaaagagagagagaaaagggcagagtatatttgaagaaataatgtgtGAAAACTTTCCAGTTTTAAAGGAAGACCTGAATATAAGCATCCAAAAACTCAGTGAACTCCTAGTAGGATTAAGTTCAAAGAGACCCACTCCAGGACACATTATAATCAAactttcaaaagacaaagacacagaaagcagcaggagaaaaacaaatgatcACAAACAGGGGATTCTCAATAAGATGATaagcagatttctcatcagaaacttaAATGGCCAGAAAGCAGTGGACCCATATATTCAaactgctaaaagaaaaaaagctgtaaacttgtttttcttaaaaCCAGCAAAACTATACTTCAGGAGTGAGGGAGAAATTAGGACATTCACAGATAAAAGAGTTTTTGTATGTTGTTGAAGTTAAGCTGGTACAAATTGAAATTAGAATGTTATAACTTTGGGATGTTAAATGTGACCCTCATGGTAACTACAAAGAAAATAGCTATAGAAtatatacagaagaaaataaaaagcaataaacattacatttcaaaaaaaatcaactaagcACAAAAGACAGTAATGCAGGAAATGAAGGACAAAAAAGTTCTAAGGCATATTGAAAACAAATAGCAGAATGACAGAATGTCATTCCTTGTAAGTAATTACTtgaaatgtaagtggattaaatcctccaaccaaaagataaagaATGATAGAATGAAttaacaaagcaaagcaaaaatatgACCTAATTAAATACCATCAATAAGAGACTCACtttaaaagacacaaagagattgacagtgaaggacagagaaatatGTTCCATGGAACTATTACCAAGAGAGCAGAGGTGGTTATGCTAATATCAGACAAGATAGACATGAAGTTCAAAAAAGTTTACAAGGGATAAtgaagaaggacactacatagtaATAAAAGGCTCAGTACAGCAAGAAGGTATAATTATAAACACTTACGCCTAATAACAGAtcatcaaaatatatgaagcaaaaactgacagaactgaaGAAGTAATAATCACTGGAGACTTTAATAACCCGCTCTTAGTAATGGGAAAAAAAGTCATACAGAAGTAAGGAAATAGAAAACTTGAATACCACAATAAACCAATGAGATTTTAACAGATGTATATGTACAACTCTGCCAAACAACAGCAGCATACAGTGTACTTCCCAAAAGCACATGGGAAATTTTCCAGGATAGGCCATGTAGAAACAAGGATCTCAGATAGCCTTGGCAAGTTTCTAAGCTTTATTTTCCCCAGCTATGAATTAGGAATAATAAGGTGTCTGGGGTCTCTGAGGTGTAAATAAACGTAAAGCAACTAGTACAATACCTGGCGCATagtaggctctcaataaataGTAGTGAAGAATAATAACAGTAAAACACTCAGGGAAGTTCAGGTGTCCTTTCTAGAGTTCAATAAGTTGTGACCATGTATCCTGCATACATGGTCAAAAGACCTGTTTTTCGTACTAAGCAAAGGGGCCTCAGGTTGTTCCTCTAAGAAACAATTCTTTGCTTGAACAGGAATGGGGAAAGTTCCCCCAAATCTCCTAGTGTGGTTTTTCCTGAGATATCAATAACAAAACAGGTCATATTCACCCCACTGATACTGTATCCACTTCCACTTATGATATCTTGCAACTAGTTCCTTTGAGTCAGTCTGGAATGGGGAAGGTCAAGACCCAGAAATTTGGCTATTGCTGATTAGGACCACTCTACATTTCTGCCTTCACACAAGCATCATTGACTCCAGGTCTGTCATTTTATAAACAGAGAGATGCTCAGAGGTAAGTAGTGGTAGAGCCTGAATTCAAATCTTTGCCTTATCTCTACCGCAGGGAACATATGACACAGTTGGCTGACATCTTGAAGACTTTATAAGGATACGTATATGTACATAGGCATTGACAGGATTAAAAGAACCAGCAAGGGTGTTGAGGTGCCCAGAGATGCTAGCAAAAGTGGGAACTGTTACCCATGTGCTTGAAGAGTCAAAAGAATAAACAGTATTACCTAAGTCCTACTGAGAGCTGAAAGCTGAAGGATACAGGCACTACTAGAACTGCAGCCAAGCAGGAAACCTTCTGTTCCCACTCTGATCTCCTGCAGCACATCCCAGTAATTTTGGGTTAAACCCAATGAGAAGAAGGTGCAGTAGGGAGTCTAGGTGATGTAGCACAGGACATCAGCTTTCCAGGGCTCAGAGTGGATCTGGGGAAGAACAGCAAATAGCCACACTGCTATCaagtcaaatttttttcttttcttttcacagggtCCATGTAGATAGTCGGAAAATTGGGAACCAAAGTTAGTACACCTTAGAATTCTTTATGCACGTAGAAAGAGTTACAAAAGATACTTCTCCTTGAGTTTGAGaaccacaccccccaccccccgcccacaTCCATCTACCTGTTGGCACTGGGTTCATGGTTTCTGAAATTCTCAGGACTGGCAAAAGGAGTATGACCTTGGAGTAAGTCTGGAGTATGACCagacttagaggaaaacatgtcGCCAGACTTCTGTCTCCGGTGTGACTGCTGACCAAGCAGGGTCACATAGAAGACATGGCTGTGATCATCTCAAGGTGACCTGGGCCAGGGTTGAGGAGGTGATCAATTCTTCTGTAAACCAATGAAATAGAGTTCATGCTCCCTGAATGAAGAGGGAAGAACCAGACCAACAACACTGGCCATGGAAAGTTTTAAGATTCTTGATTATTCATAATCTGAAGATCAACAGCTGAGTTGAGGATTAGACTATTGAAGCTGAAAGTTAGATTTATTCCAAGAACCTCTCTGCCCCTCCGTGGGTGGCAGTACTCAATTAAAACATGGGGAAAAGCATGCTAGAGAGAACGGCTGCTGGAGCAAGGAGATAGGAGAGGTTTGTCAACACCCTGAGG
Coding sequences within it:
- the CCR2 gene encoding C-C chemokine receptor type 2 — protein: MDGNDTFSHNVLPTSHSLFTTNVKGNDEEPTTSYDYDYSEPCRKTSVGQVEAQLLPPLYSLVFIFGFVGNLLVVLILINCKKLKSMTDIYLLNLAISDLLFLLTMPFWAHYAADQWVFGNVMCKFFTGLYHIGYFGGIFFIILLTIDRYLAIVHAVFALKARTVTFGVVTSGVTWVVAVFASLPGIIFIKSLEEHSGYACAPYFPLGWKNFHTIMRSILGLVLPLLVMIICYSGIIKTLLRCRNEKKKHKAVRLIFVIMIVYFLFWAPYNIVLLLSTFQEFFGLSNCKSSSQLDQAMQVTETLGLTHCCINPIIYAFVGEKFRRYLSTFFRKHIAKHLCKQCPVFYGETGDRVSSTYTHSTGEQEVSAAL